CCGCCTGCTCCTCCTGCGAACCGATGCTGTAGGGAGGGATGGACCGGTCGGGGCGGCTCAGGAACATGCCGCCCCAGATCAGCGCGAACGAGGTACAGAAGACGCCAAGCGCCAGCTTGACGAGCACGTCGAGTTTTTTCTTCGGCTGTGGCTGTGGCATGTCGGAAGTACTGTGCCGCGCGGTATCTGGCAGGTCACTGCCCGATGGCTGGGAAGCTCTCAGCCTTCAGCCGTCAGCGCCTCTTGATTCGACGCGGAGAAGGGGCGATGGGGGACGCGGCGATCCCTGCTTCGCCCCGTCTCTCTGTCTCCGCGTCCCCGCGTCGCTTGCAGGAGAAAAGCTGCTACCCCCCGTCGTTGTCCGCCGCATCGCCGTTTCCGGCGTCGGCGGAGCCTTCGGCCAGCCGCGCCACGCCCACGACCCGGTCATCCGGCGCGTCCAGATCGAGGATGCGGACCCCCTGGGTGTTCCGCCCGATCTCGCGGATGTCGTCCACCTTGCAGCGGAGGATCTTTCCCTGCGAGGCGATGAGCATGATCTCGTCGTCGTCGCGCACCTGGAGAAAGCCGACGGCGAGCCCGTTCTTTTCCGTCGTCTTGATGCTGATGATGCCTTTGCCGGCCCGCCCTTGGATGCGATATTCGCTCACCGGCGTCCGCTTGCCGTACCCGCCTTCGGTGACGGTCAGGATGGCGGCGGTGGAGTCCGGGGTGATCGTCTCCATCCCGATCACTTCGTTGCCCTCTTCCAGCGTGATGCCGCGCACGCCGTGGGCGGTGCGGCCCATGGGCCGGGCTTCCTCTTCCTTGAAGCGGATGACGATGCCCTGCTTCGTGCCGAGCAGGATTTCCCGCTGGCCGTCGGTGATCTCCACGGCGATCAGTTTGTCCCCTTCGTCCAACGTGAGCGCGATGATCCCGCCGGCGCGCGGGTTGCCGTAGGCCGAGAGCTCCGTCTTCTTGATGACGCCCTGCTTCGTGGCCATGACCACGAAGCGGTCGTCGCGGAACTCCTTCACCGGCAGCGTGGCCGTGACTTTCTCCTCGCCGGCCAAAGCCAGCAGGTTCACCATGGCCTTGCCCTTGGCGGCGCGGCCGGCCTCCGGAATCTCGTGCACCTTGAGCCAGTAGACCTTGCCCGCGTCGGTGAAGAACAGCAGGTAGTCGTGCGTGGAGGCGGTGAAGAGGGTCGCCACGAAGTCCTCGTCGCGGATGCCCATGCCGATCTTGCCCTTCCCGCCGCGCCGCTGCGCCCGATACAGGGACACGGGGTTGCGCTTGATGTAGCCGGAATGGGAGATCGTGACGACCACCTCTTCCTGGGCGATCAGGTCCTCGATGTTGATCTCGGCTTCTTCCTTGACGATCTGGGTGCGCCGCTCGTCCTTGTAGGCCTCCTTGATCGCCAGCAGCTCGTCCTTGATGATCTTGCGGACCAGCGCTTCGCTGGCGAGCACGGACTTGAGGTACTCCATCCGCTTGAGCACCTCCTGATATTCCTCGATCAGCTTGTTGCGCTCGAGCTGGGTCAGGCGCTGCAGCTTCATGTCCAGGATCGCGTTCGCCTGAAGCTCCGTCAGCCGGAACTGCCGCATCAAGCCGGTCCGCGCCACCTCGGGAGACTGGGATTTCCGGATCAGCTGGATCACCGCGTCCAGGTGATCGATGGCGATCTTGAGCCCTTCCAGGATATGAGCCCGCTCCTCGGCCTTGCGCAGTTCGTAGGCTGTACGGCGGATGACCACCTCGCGCCGGTGCTCGATGAAGGCTTCCAGGATCTGCTTGAGGGTCAGCACCTCCGGCCGGTTGTGGACCAGGGCCAGCATGATCACGCCGAAGGTGGTCTGGAGCTGCGTGTGCTTGTAAAGATTGTTGAGGACAACCAGCGGGATGTCGCCCTTCTTGATCTCGATGACGACGCGTACCCCGTCCCGGTCGGACTCGTCGCGCAGGTCGGAGATGCCCTCGATCTTCTTGTCCTGGATCAGTTCCGCGATCTTCTCGATCAGCCGCGCCTTGTTTACCTGGTAGGGGATCTCGGTGACGATGAGCCGGTCCCGGTCGGTCCGCTCGTCCGTCTCG
The DNA window shown above is from Nitrospirota bacterium and carries:
- the gyrA gene encoding DNA gyrase subunit A, coding for MPVDERLTQIAIEDEMRSSYLDYAMSVIVGRALPDVRDGMKPVHRRILYGMNEMGLVHNRAYRKSAKIVGEIMGNYHPHGDSAIYDTLVRMAQDFNMRYPLVDGQGNYGSVDGDPPAAMRYTEARLTKLAEEMLADIDKETVDFVPNYDESRTEPRVLPAKVPNLLVNGAGGIAVGYATNIPTHNIGEVVAGLVLLLDNPEITIPQLMKAIPGPDFPTAGFIYGTQGIKDAYTTGRGLLTLRAKVNIETDERTDRDRLIVTEIPYQVNKARLIEKIAELIQDKKIEGISDLRDESDRDGVRVVIEIKKGDIPLVVLNNLYKHTQLQTTFGVIMLALVHNRPEVLTLKQILEAFIEHRREVVIRRTAYELRKAEERAHILEGLKIAIDHLDAVIQLIRKSQSPEVARTGLMRQFRLTELQANAILDMKLQRLTQLERNKLIEEYQEVLKRMEYLKSVLASEALVRKIIKDELLAIKEAYKDERRTQIVKEEAEINIEDLIAQEEVVVTISHSGYIKRNPVSLYRAQRRGGKGKIGMGIRDEDFVATLFTASTHDYLLFFTDAGKVYWLKVHEIPEAGRAAKGKAMVNLLALAGEEKVTATLPVKEFRDDRFVVMATKQGVIKKTELSAYGNPRAGGIIALTLDEGDKLIAVEITDGQREILLGTKQGIVIRFKEEEARPMGRTAHGVRGITLEEGNEVIGMETITPDSTAAILTVTEGGYGKRTPVSEYRIQGRAGKGIISIKTTEKNGLAVGFLQVRDDDEIMLIASQGKILRCKVDDIREIGRNTQGVRILDLDAPDDRVVGVARLAEGSADAGNGDAADNDGG